Proteins from a single region of Corynebacterium pseudogenitalium:
- the ffh gene encoding signal recognition particle protein codes for MFESLSDRLQSALGGLRGKGKLTEADINATAREIRIALLEADVSLTVVRAFIKRVKERALGSDVSEALNPAQQVVKIVDQELTAILGGETRRLNFAKTPPTVIMLAGLQGAGKTTLAGKLSRHLAKQGHTPLLVACDLQRPGAVQQLQIVGERAEVATFAPDPGTSIDSFEHEMGTSHGDPVAVAQAGIEHAKQNKHDVVIIDTAGRLGIDETLMTQARNIRDAVQPDEVLFVIDAMIGQDAVTTAQAFADGVDFTGVVLTKLDGDARGGAALSIREITGKPILFASTGEKLDDFDVFHPERMSSRILGMGDLLSLIEHAETVFDQKEAEEAASRLGTGELTLEDFLNQMLMIRRMGPIGNLLKMMPGGKQMNQMADMVDEKQLDRIQAIIRGMTPEERANPKILNASRRKRIAAGSGVKVSDVNQLVERFFEAKKMMGAMANQFGLPGMPGMGGGRSATKKKPKGRRGKNGKRKPAKRRGGGPKMPGMPQMPGMPGMEDLQKMQEQLPPGMEGLDLNNLDFGAAMKRMGKKK; via the coding sequence GTGTTCGAGTCACTGTCTGACCGCTTACAATCAGCGCTTGGAGGCTTGCGCGGCAAAGGCAAGCTCACCGAGGCTGACATTAACGCCACAGCACGTGAGATTCGGATCGCGCTGCTGGAGGCTGACGTCTCGCTGACTGTCGTACGCGCCTTCATTAAGCGCGTGAAAGAGCGCGCTTTGGGCTCCGACGTTTCAGAGGCGCTGAACCCGGCACAGCAAGTGGTCAAGATTGTTGACCAGGAGCTGACCGCCATTTTGGGCGGAGAGACTCGACGCCTCAACTTTGCAAAGACACCGCCGACCGTCATCATGCTGGCAGGTCTACAGGGTGCTGGTAAGACCACCCTGGCAGGTAAGCTGTCCCGCCACCTGGCAAAACAAGGACACACACCGCTGCTGGTGGCCTGTGACCTCCAGCGCCCGGGCGCTGTGCAACAGCTCCAGATTGTGGGTGAGCGCGCCGAGGTTGCAACGTTCGCTCCGGATCCTGGCACGTCCATCGACTCGTTTGAGCACGAGATGGGCACTTCCCACGGCGACCCTGTCGCGGTAGCGCAGGCTGGTATTGAGCACGCGAAGCAGAACAAGCACGACGTGGTGATCATCGATACCGCGGGCCGTTTGGGTATTGACGAAACGCTGATGACGCAGGCCCGTAACATCCGTGATGCAGTCCAGCCTGATGAAGTCCTGTTTGTGATCGATGCGATGATCGGTCAGGACGCGGTCACGACTGCGCAGGCCTTCGCAGACGGCGTGGACTTTACCGGCGTTGTGCTGACGAAGCTCGACGGTGACGCCCGCGGTGGTGCAGCTCTGTCCATCCGCGAAATCACCGGCAAGCCGATCCTGTTTGCGTCCACAGGTGAGAAGCTCGACGACTTTGATGTCTTCCACCCGGAGCGCATGTCGAGTCGCATCCTAGGTATGGGCGACCTGCTCTCACTCATTGAGCACGCGGAGACCGTCTTTGACCAGAAGGAAGCTGAGGAGGCCGCGAGCCGACTCGGCACTGGGGAGCTCACGCTTGAAGACTTCCTGAACCAGATGCTGATGATCCGCCGCATGGGCCCGATCGGCAATCTGCTCAAGATGATGCCTGGCGGCAAGCAGATGAACCAGATGGCGGACATGGTTGATGAGAAGCAGCTGGACCGCATCCAGGCAATCATCCGCGGTATGACGCCTGAGGAACGCGCGAACCCGAAGATCCTTAATGCGTCGCGCAGGAAGCGCATCGCTGCTGGTTCCGGCGTGAAAGTCTCTGACGTCAACCAGCTCGTTGAACGCTTTTTCGAGGCGAAGAAGATGATGGGCGCGATGGCCAACCAGTTCGGCCTACCAGGAATGCCGGGCATGGGTGGCGGACGCTCTGCGACGAAGAAGAAGCCCAAGGGACGCAGGGGCAAGAACGGGAAGCGCAAGCCCGCGAAGCGCCGTGGTGGAGGCCCGAAGATGCCGGGCATGCCACAGATGCCGGGCATGCCTGGCATGGAGGATCTGCAGAAGATGCAGGAACAACTTCCTCCGGGTATGGAGGGGCTTGACCTCAACAATCTTGACTTCGGCGCAGCGATGAAGCGCATGGGCAAGAAGAAGTAG
- the rpsP gene encoding 30S ribosomal protein S16 — protein MAVKIKLQRVGKIRNAQYRVVIADAKARRDGKVVENIGIYHPKQEPSLIKIDSERAQYWLGVGAQPTEPVLALLKITGDWQKHKGLDGAEGTLKVAEEKPSKLDLFNKALEEANNGPTAEAITEKRKKAKEEAEAKAAAEAEAAAAAEAAESAEEESPAEESED, from the coding sequence ATGGCTGTAAAGATTAAGCTGCAGCGCGTCGGTAAGATCCGTAACGCGCAGTACCGTGTTGTTATCGCTGATGCGAAGGCTCGTCGTGATGGCAAGGTTGTCGAGAACATCGGTATCTACCACCCGAAGCAGGAGCCTTCCCTCATCAAGATCGACTCCGAGCGTGCTCAGTACTGGCTCGGCGTTGGTGCGCAGCCGACCGAGCCTGTGCTCGCTCTGCTGAAGATCACCGGCGACTGGCAGAAGCACAAGGGCCTCGACGGTGCTGAGGGCACCCTCAAGGTTGCTGAGGAGAAGCCATCCAAGCTTGACCTGTTCAACAAGGCTCTCGAGGAGGCCAACAACGGCCCGACCGCTGAGGCGATCACCGAGAAGCGCAAGAAGGCGAAGGAAGAGGCTGAGGCCAAGGCTGCCGCAGAGGCTGAGGCAGCTGCAGCTGCTGAGGCTGCGGAGTCCGCTGAAGAGGAGTCCCCGGCTGAGGAGTCCGAGGACTAA
- a CDS encoding acyltransferase family protein, giving the protein MPAPSTKRSTAYRVDLDGLRGFAIALVVLFHVYVGRVSGGVDVFLLLSGYFFLGGQIRYAMRPNPSLNPWWPLWRTIRRLVPALALTVLATMLGVMLLAPELMGVELSKQFTASMLYYQNWELIAQDADYAAASQDTSPLQHLWSMSVQGQFYVFAILLGTLLAFLIWKCKVPAVIAKRGAITLLAIITVASFAYAARFGFVGTGQNYYSTFSRAWELALGGLLAFVPTSRFLPQRTAAWTAGLGVVMISITGIVVTTSLAFPGPVTLLPLTGAALIVMSGNQNSVSNILASKPMTWLGSIAYSLYLWHWPLLIIVTLAGGFGTPPWWVGTLVIAVSLGLAHVTHLLVEDPLRQHRKRPQSTDTPVIDARSTLRTRTGIGRAGGGVLVSVLVATIFAIQPLWNQRIEDADRDLPEDLYPGALAIAGAEVPDVKPQPDPALIAGIYPPIGVDECMIMIPQPATDMPRPDCQYGDLESDVTVVMTGGSHIEPYVVPLDKLGKEHHFRVIPYVRQECPIVIGGADRDEFVSDVCAQWSELAFQNIVEMNPDLVISNSTRPEGHAGGAAFSTDKVPDAYANLWQNFAYNGIPFVGLRDNPWMFTPEGDPMDPNLCIVAGASERDCSALRSTVYGPEDPATSYLLPENHQWSIDTADWFCDDKFCPPQRGNVYIYRDQNHISNAYAATLAPLLWAELMPIFEELGLLPGPATDPTPSLEMDAPATQ; this is encoded by the coding sequence ATGCCTGCACCGAGCACGAAACGCTCAACCGCATACCGCGTCGACCTTGACGGGCTTCGAGGCTTTGCTATCGCACTAGTCGTCTTGTTCCACGTCTACGTCGGCCGAGTCTCAGGCGGCGTCGACGTCTTCTTGCTGCTGTCTGGATACTTCTTCCTCGGCGGCCAGATCCGCTACGCAATGCGCCCAAACCCAAGCCTCAACCCCTGGTGGCCACTGTGGCGCACTATTCGACGCCTCGTTCCAGCACTTGCGCTCACTGTCCTGGCAACCATGCTTGGCGTGATGCTGCTCGCCCCCGAGCTGATGGGCGTGGAACTCTCCAAGCAGTTCACCGCCTCCATGCTGTACTACCAAAACTGGGAGCTGATCGCCCAAGATGCGGATTATGCGGCGGCAAGCCAGGACACGTCTCCGTTGCAACACCTGTGGTCAATGAGTGTGCAGGGCCAGTTCTACGTTTTCGCGATTTTGTTGGGGACACTGCTGGCCTTCTTGATCTGGAAGTGCAAAGTCCCGGCTGTCATCGCCAAGCGAGGCGCGATCACGCTGCTCGCCATTATCACCGTTGCTTCGTTCGCATACGCTGCGCGCTTCGGCTTCGTCGGTACGGGCCAGAACTACTACTCCACCTTCTCCCGTGCGTGGGAGCTCGCGCTCGGTGGGTTGCTTGCCTTCGTTCCAACCAGCCGTTTCCTGCCACAGCGCACAGCCGCGTGGACTGCGGGCCTTGGCGTTGTGATGATTTCGATTACCGGCATCGTCGTCACCACTTCACTCGCGTTCCCCGGCCCTGTCACGCTGCTGCCACTCACTGGCGCCGCGCTGATTGTCATGAGTGGCAACCAGAACTCGGTCTCAAACATTCTTGCGTCGAAGCCGATGACGTGGCTAGGCAGCATCGCCTATTCCCTCTATCTTTGGCACTGGCCGTTGCTCATCATTGTCACTCTTGCTGGAGGGTTCGGGACTCCTCCGTGGTGGGTTGGCACCCTCGTCATCGCGGTTTCGCTCGGACTCGCACACGTCACACACCTGCTGGTAGAAGACCCGCTGCGTCAACACCGCAAGCGCCCGCAATCGACCGATACACCGGTTATCGACGCCCGCTCGACGCTGCGCACCCGCACCGGCATTGGCCGCGCAGGCGGCGGCGTGCTGGTTTCCGTGCTCGTTGCCACTATTTTTGCAATCCAACCGCTTTGGAATCAGCGCATCGAGGACGCAGACCGCGATCTTCCGGAGGACCTTTACCCGGGCGCCCTCGCCATTGCTGGTGCTGAAGTCCCAGACGTCAAGCCACAGCCCGATCCGGCCCTGATTGCGGGCATCTACCCACCTATCGGCGTAGACGAGTGCATGATCATGATCCCCCAGCCGGCAACGGACATGCCTCGTCCCGACTGCCAGTACGGCGACCTCGAGTCCGACGTCACTGTAGTGATGACCGGCGGGTCCCACATCGAGCCGTACGTCGTGCCCCTCGACAAGCTCGGGAAAGAGCACCACTTCCGGGTCATTCCGTACGTCCGGCAGGAGTGCCCGATTGTCATCGGCGGTGCCGACAGAGACGAGTTCGTCAGCGATGTATGCGCTCAATGGTCGGAGCTTGCGTTCCAGAACATCGTCGAAATGAACCCGGACCTGGTGATTTCAAACTCCACACGCCCCGAGGGCCACGCGGGCGGTGCAGCGTTTTCCACGGACAAGGTCCCCGACGCCTACGCGAACCTGTGGCAGAACTTCGCCTACAACGGCATCCCGTTCGTTGGTTTGCGCGATAACCCATGGATGTTCACCCCAGAAGGCGATCCTATGGACCCGAACCTCTGCATCGTTGCTGGTGCCTCCGAACGCGACTGCTCAGCACTGCGCAGCACAGTCTACGGGCCCGAGGACCCAGCAACCTCGTACCTCTTGCCCGAGAATCACCAGTGGTCTATCGATACCGCTGACTGGTTCTGCGACGACAAGTTTTGCCCGCCACAGCGTGGCAACGTGTACATCTACCGCGACCAGAACCACATCTCGAACGCCTACGCAGCAACGCTCGCTCCGCTTCTGTGGGCTGAGCTGATGCCGATATTCGAAGAGCTAGGCCTGCTCCCGGGGCCCGCCACGGATCCCACACCGAGCTTGGAGATGGACGCACCCGCTACGCAGTAG
- the rimM gene encoding ribosome maturation factor RimM (Essential for efficient processing of 16S rRNA) — translation MSMELLIGRVVKTHGIKGEVAVEVHTDQPEVRFAVGSKLRGTQTGKEIELTVATARPHKGRLLLSFEEVPDRTAAEGLRGLKFFATPLERGEDADPDEFYDHELIGLNVRLDGEEIGQVTGVMHTPGRQILEVEYDGREVLVPFVSDIVPEVDLEKGFLSITPPEGLLNV, via the coding sequence TTGAGCATGGAGCTACTGATTGGTCGGGTCGTGAAGACTCACGGTATTAAGGGCGAAGTCGCGGTGGAAGTGCACACGGACCAGCCCGAGGTCCGCTTCGCGGTGGGCAGCAAGCTGCGTGGCACGCAAACGGGGAAGGAAATTGAACTCACCGTTGCGACGGCCCGCCCGCACAAAGGACGCCTGTTGCTCAGCTTCGAAGAGGTGCCGGACCGTACCGCCGCTGAGGGGCTGCGAGGGCTGAAGTTTTTCGCGACGCCGCTTGAACGCGGGGAGGACGCGGACCCGGATGAGTTCTACGATCACGAATTGATTGGACTGAATGTGCGTCTTGATGGGGAGGAGATCGGGCAGGTCACAGGTGTGATGCATACGCCGGGGCGCCAGATTCTGGAGGTTGAGTACGACGGCCGTGAGGTCCTCGTGCCGTTCGTGAGCGATATTGTGCCCGAAGTAGATCTGGAGAAGGGCTTCCTGTCCATCACCCCGCCTGAGGGTTTGCTCAATGTCTAG
- the trmD gene encoding tRNA (guanosine(37)-N1)-methyltransferase TrmD — protein sequence MSRHTLRLDIVTIFPEYLEPLRHALLGKAIEQGIVSVRVHDLRQWGLGVHKSVDAPPLGGGPGMVMRPDVWGEALDAVAAGNEGEGLRSAAPHRNDKARHDEVHAVAPRPYEVSDVREGESAEQPLLIVPTPAGSPFTQQDAQAWSRESHIVFACGRYEGIDQRVFVDAQQRYRVREVSIGDYVLIGGEVATLVIAEAVTRLIPGVLGNTQSHEDDSFSDGLLEGPSYTKPRTWRGIGAPDVLFSGDHAKVERYRRDASLLRTQQVRPELLDAAELDEDDEFALYGRDVVTAMQVLVDEKRWPKARKSLARALRKAGYREPKISLEPIGPHCEDESILETDYLLKEGHPPLESLCRLEVRGRTALELDAATQAVVAGLPRGTYWYGSTRLVDGNA from the coding sequence ATGTCTAGGCACACCTTGAGGCTCGACATTGTCACCATTTTCCCCGAATACCTTGAGCCGCTGCGCCACGCGTTGTTGGGCAAGGCGATTGAGCAGGGGATTGTGAGCGTCCGCGTGCATGATCTTCGACAGTGGGGGCTTGGTGTACATAAGTCTGTCGACGCCCCTCCGCTCGGCGGCGGGCCTGGTATGGTGATGCGCCCGGATGTGTGGGGCGAGGCGCTTGATGCCGTGGCAGCTGGCAACGAAGGTGAAGGGTTGCGTTCCGCCGCACCGCACCGCAATGACAAGGCCCGCCACGATGAGGTCCACGCCGTCGCGCCGCGGCCGTATGAAGTTAGTGATGTCCGCGAAGGCGAGTCTGCTGAGCAACCACTGTTGATTGTGCCTACTCCGGCGGGATCTCCGTTTACGCAGCAGGATGCGCAGGCGTGGTCGCGCGAGTCCCACATCGTGTTTGCTTGTGGCCGCTACGAGGGTATTGACCAGCGAGTCTTTGTTGACGCCCAGCAGCGGTACCGGGTGCGCGAGGTCTCTATCGGCGATTACGTGCTAATCGGCGGGGAGGTGGCTACGTTGGTGATCGCGGAGGCCGTCACCCGTCTGATCCCCGGGGTGCTGGGCAATACGCAGAGCCACGAGGACGATAGTTTTTCCGATGGGTTGCTTGAGGGACCGAGCTACACAAAGCCACGAACGTGGCGCGGGATCGGCGCCCCTGACGTGCTCTTTTCGGGTGATCACGCCAAGGTGGAGCGCTACCGACGTGATGCATCGCTGCTGCGCACGCAGCAAGTCCGCCCGGAGCTATTGGACGCCGCCGAGCTCGATGAGGATGACGAGTTTGCGCTGTACGGCCGCGACGTCGTGACGGCAATGCAGGTGCTCGTCGACGAGAAGCGCTGGCCGAAGGCGCGCAAGTCTTTGGCCCGTGCGTTGCGCAAGGCTGGCTACCGCGAGCCCAAAATCTCACTGGAGCCGATCGGCCCGCACTGCGAGGATGAGTCGATTCTTGAGACCGATTACCTGTTGAAGGAGGGGCATCCGCCTCTTGAGTCTTTGTGCAGGCTCGAGGTGCGCGGCCGCACCGCGCTCGAGCTGGACGCTGCGACGCAAGCGGTGGTCGCAGGCCTGCCCAGAGGCACCTACTGGTACGGATCGACCCGCCTCGTGGATGGGAACGCATAA
- the ftsY gene encoding signal recognition particle-docking protein FtsY gives MTTYSLWIAIAAVVLVILIVGIIIVGNKRKSAKSVSFEKTEEPKELTQQEKSGNYQAKGGFNFAQAGVKEKEPIPRVDAPSDPKPAQAVPMPEPEPLVEDGSAPEPEPAPEPEPVEETQSEKPEPVVVPEPQADPEPAVEPKPEVEKEPEPTLVAEEPKAPAPAEPASDEADVEHQDIEEAQEAADAAAATVDGAERALEDGAEPTEDAIVSEPVSSEPVEAIAPAAGRMGKLRGRLSRSQNAIGQGLLGILTAGDLDEDAWEEIEDTLIMADIGADLTMRITDALRQKIAERGVASEAEARAMLRETLIEAAKPELDRSIHAMPNEGKPAVILVVGVNGTGKTTTTGKLARVLVAMGHSVVLGAADTFRAAAADQLETWGRRVGASTVRGSEGADPASVAFDAVATGVQEGADVVLVDTAGRLHTSTGLMDQLGKVKRVVEKKSTVDEVLLVLDATVGQNGIAQARVFREVVDITGVVLTKLDGTAKGGIVFQVQEELGVPVKLVGLGEGADDLAPFEVESFVDALLG, from the coding sequence ATGACTACGTACTCGTTATGGATTGCAATCGCAGCTGTGGTGCTCGTGATTCTCATTGTGGGCATCATCATTGTTGGCAATAAACGGAAATCGGCAAAGTCTGTTTCCTTTGAAAAGACCGAGGAGCCGAAAGAACTTACCCAGCAGGAGAAGTCTGGAAACTACCAGGCAAAGGGGGGGTTTAATTTCGCTCAAGCAGGAGTGAAGGAAAAGGAACCTATCCCGCGTGTCGACGCCCCCTCCGATCCGAAGCCCGCTCAGGCTGTGCCAATGCCGGAGCCTGAGCCGCTTGTAGAGGACGGGTCGGCGCCTGAGCCTGAGCCTGCGCCTGAGCCGGAGCCAGTTGAGGAAACTCAGTCCGAAAAGCCTGAGCCGGTGGTTGTACCGGAACCGCAGGCCGACCCTGAACCTGCAGTAGAACCGAAACCTGAGGTTGAGAAGGAGCCGGAACCGACACTGGTCGCGGAAGAGCCAAAGGCGCCCGCGCCTGCAGAACCCGCCTCCGACGAAGCAGACGTCGAACACCAAGACATCGAAGAAGCACAAGAGGCAGCGGACGCAGCCGCAGCAACGGTCGACGGGGCGGAACGTGCCCTGGAAGACGGCGCCGAACCGACCGAGGACGCAATTGTCAGCGAACCAGTCTCCTCCGAGCCTGTCGAGGCAATCGCGCCAGCCGCAGGCCGGATGGGCAAGCTGCGCGGGCGCCTGTCGCGCTCGCAGAACGCGATTGGCCAAGGGCTGCTTGGCATTCTTACCGCGGGCGACCTCGACGAGGACGCGTGGGAAGAGATCGAAGACACCCTCATCATGGCGGATATCGGTGCGGATCTGACCATGCGCATTACCGATGCACTGCGTCAGAAGATTGCCGAGCGAGGCGTGGCATCTGAGGCTGAAGCACGCGCAATGCTGCGGGAAACCCTGATCGAAGCCGCGAAGCCAGAGCTCGATCGTTCGATTCACGCAATGCCGAACGAAGGCAAGCCCGCTGTGATCTTGGTAGTCGGCGTCAACGGCACGGGTAAGACCACCACGACGGGCAAGCTTGCACGCGTACTCGTAGCGATGGGCCACTCGGTGGTACTTGGCGCTGCGGATACATTCCGCGCTGCTGCGGCAGACCAACTGGAGACGTGGGGGCGTCGGGTAGGCGCCTCTACGGTCCGCGGATCAGAAGGCGCGGACCCTGCCTCTGTCGCGTTCGACGCCGTGGCGACCGGCGTGCAAGAGGGTGCGGATGTCGTGCTTGTCGACACAGCGGGCCGTCTGCACACCTCGACTGGCTTGATGGATCAGCTGGGTAAGGTGAAACGGGTCGTCGAAAAGAAATCCACTGTTGATGAGGTGCTCCTGGTACTGGATGCAACGGTTGGACAAAACGGCATTGCGCAGGCGCGAGTGTTCCGTGAGGTCGTCGATATCACCGGTGTGGTGCTGACGAAGCTGGACGGTACCGCGAAGGGCGGCATTGTGTTCCAGGTACAAGAGGAACTGGGCGTGCCGGTCAAACTTGTGGGTCTTGGCGAAGGCGCCGATGACCTCGCGCCGTTTGAAGTAGAGAGCTTTGTGGATGCTCTGCTGGGATAG
- a CDS encoding Tex family protein, with protein sequence MTFIAETIASELQVAPRHVEAALQLLAEGNTVPFISRYRKEATGGLDDTQLRHIEQRNAYLIELEERKASVIEAIEEQGKLTDELKALIMGADTKARVEDLYLPYKKRRKTKADIAREAGLEPLVELLIDAPSADAEAEAASYVCEGFADTKAVLDGARAILVDRIATDADLVGEVRDKVYESGTMRSSVVEGKENEGAKFRDYFDFSEPFASLPSHRILALLRGEQEGVLSLDLDAGDDAAYEGMIANRFDLNCETSPWLAKAVRWAWKTKLQVSSNLDTRMRLKERADEAALDVFSTNLRDVLLAAPAGQRATLALDPGYRNGVKTATVDGTGKVLATAIVYPHQPQNQWQQAVQVLANTVAEHGVELIAIGNGTASRETEKLAREVADMIAAAGGRRPVPVVVSESGASVYSASEIAAQEFPDMDVSLRSAVSIGRRLQDPLAELVKVDPKSIGVGQYQHDVNQAALAQSLDAVVEDAVNSVGVDVNTASVPLLERVAGVTPTIAKNIVAYRDEHGVFASRKELKKVPRLGPKAFEQSAGFLRIQGGENPLDGSAVHPEAYPVVERIAQQSGVDTAALVGNSRVLSGLRPQDFADDTFGVPTITDIFAELEKPGRDPRPEFKTATFKEGVHKVSDLQPGMILEGTVTNVAAFGAFVDVGVHQDGLVHVSAMSHSFVKDPHEVVRSGEVVKVKVLEVDVQRQRISLTLRLDDEPGSEQKRESSRGKKPQQKPSRQGGKRQRGRAGGAPQGGSMADALKRAGFGK encoded by the coding sequence ATGACGTTCATTGCTGAGACCATTGCATCGGAACTCCAGGTAGCGCCACGCCACGTTGAGGCTGCGCTGCAACTGTTGGCAGAGGGGAATACGGTCCCATTCATTTCTCGCTACCGGAAGGAAGCTACCGGTGGCTTGGATGACACACAGCTGCGCCACATTGAGCAGCGCAATGCGTATTTGATCGAGCTTGAGGAGCGCAAGGCTTCGGTCATTGAGGCGATCGAGGAGCAGGGCAAACTCACTGATGAGCTCAAGGCGCTCATCATGGGTGCGGATACGAAGGCGCGCGTCGAGGATCTCTACCTGCCGTATAAGAAGCGCAGGAAGACCAAGGCGGATATCGCGCGTGAGGCTGGTCTCGAGCCGCTCGTAGAGTTGCTTATTGACGCCCCTTCGGCCGACGCCGAGGCTGAGGCGGCAAGCTATGTCTGTGAGGGGTTCGCCGACACGAAAGCGGTGCTGGACGGTGCCCGCGCGATCTTGGTTGACAGGATTGCCACCGATGCGGATCTCGTCGGCGAGGTCCGCGACAAGGTGTACGAGTCCGGAACGATGCGTTCGAGCGTCGTCGAAGGCAAGGAGAACGAGGGTGCGAAGTTCCGAGACTATTTCGACTTCAGCGAGCCATTTGCCTCGTTGCCGTCGCACCGCATTTTAGCGCTGCTGCGAGGCGAGCAGGAAGGTGTGCTTTCGCTGGATTTGGACGCCGGAGATGATGCGGCGTACGAGGGGATGATCGCGAACCGTTTCGACCTTAACTGTGAAACGAGCCCGTGGTTGGCGAAGGCCGTGCGGTGGGCATGGAAGACAAAGCTGCAGGTCTCTTCTAATTTGGATACACGGATGCGTCTGAAGGAGCGCGCGGATGAGGCGGCTCTGGACGTCTTCAGTACGAATCTTCGCGATGTGCTGCTGGCCGCTCCTGCCGGTCAACGCGCGACCCTGGCGCTGGATCCGGGTTACAGGAACGGCGTAAAAACAGCGACCGTAGATGGCACGGGGAAGGTGCTCGCAACCGCGATCGTCTACCCACACCAGCCGCAGAACCAATGGCAGCAGGCGGTGCAGGTGCTCGCGAACACTGTGGCGGAACACGGCGTGGAGCTCATCGCGATTGGTAACGGCACGGCGTCGCGGGAGACGGAGAAGCTTGCACGAGAGGTCGCGGACATGATCGCAGCAGCGGGCGGGCGCAGGCCTGTTCCGGTGGTGGTGTCGGAATCGGGTGCGTCGGTGTACTCGGCTTCGGAAATCGCGGCTCAGGAGTTTCCGGACATGGATGTGTCACTGCGTTCCGCGGTCTCGATTGGGCGGCGCCTCCAGGACCCGCTTGCGGAGCTGGTCAAGGTCGACCCGAAGTCAATTGGCGTGGGGCAGTACCAGCACGATGTGAATCAGGCGGCGCTCGCGCAGTCGTTGGACGCCGTGGTGGAGGACGCGGTGAACTCAGTCGGGGTGGACGTCAATACGGCGTCGGTACCGCTGCTGGAACGAGTCGCTGGCGTGACGCCGACGATCGCAAAGAACATCGTTGCCTACCGCGATGAACATGGTGTGTTTGCTTCGCGCAAGGAGCTGAAGAAGGTGCCGCGACTTGGGCCGAAGGCCTTCGAGCAGTCGGCCGGCTTCCTACGCATCCAAGGCGGAGAGAATCCGCTTGATGGCTCCGCTGTGCACCCGGAGGCCTACCCCGTTGTGGAGCGCATCGCTCAGCAATCTGGGGTGGACACTGCGGCACTCGTTGGTAACAGCAGAGTGCTGTCGGGTCTACGTCCGCAGGACTTTGCCGACGACACCTTCGGCGTCCCAACCATCACGGATATCTTTGCCGAGTTGGAAAAACCAGGACGGGATCCGCGTCCGGAGTTTAAGACGGCCACTTTTAAAGAAGGCGTACACAAGGTGTCTGACCTCCAGCCGGGCATGATTCTGGAAGGGACGGTCACCAACGTCGCCGCGTTCGGCGCGTTTGTGGACGTCGGCGTGCACCAGGATGGCCTCGTGCACGTGTCTGCGATGAGCCATTCTTTTGTGAAGGACCCGCACGAGGTCGTGCGCTCGGGTGAAGTGGTGAAGGTGAAGGTCCTCGAGGTGGACGTGCAGCGCCAGCGAATTAGCCTCACGCTGCGCCTGGATGATGAGCCGGGGAGCGAACAGAAGCGTGAGTCTTCACGCGGGAAGAAGCCGCAGCAGAAGCCGAGCCGTCAGGGTGGGAAGCGCCAGCGAGGTCGCGCTGGAGGTGCGCCGCAGGGCGGTTCGATGGCGGATGCACTCAAGCGTGCCGGATTTGGGAAGTGA
- a CDS encoding META domain-containing protein — MNTPPFLKNLPQDVAQWILPVLTTLISLAVGLGIIASSGQLGSSKVDVPSVGTDAPKEAVPATGEALTTALNTTWAPLPLYDGATVQFVKEDKGYVLVGGPCNGYGVGFTIDEATGAVSTFKTPTTRKACPSEDTIWENTTSDLLKQTTSLKVLGQDKLFAVGPEGTLELVVKN, encoded by the coding sequence ATGAATACTCCCCCATTTTTGAAGAATCTGCCACAAGACGTTGCCCAATGGATCCTGCCAGTCCTCACAACGCTGATTTCGCTGGCCGTCGGACTTGGCATCATTGCCTCAAGTGGCCAGCTTGGCAGCTCAAAGGTAGACGTGCCGAGCGTTGGCACCGACGCGCCGAAGGAGGCAGTGCCAGCGACTGGTGAGGCGCTCACCACCGCGCTGAACACCACCTGGGCACCGCTGCCGTTGTATGACGGCGCTACTGTCCAATTTGTCAAGGAAGATAAGGGCTACGTGCTTGTAGGCGGTCCATGCAACGGCTACGGCGTCGGCTTCACCATTGACGAAGCAACTGGTGCGGTCTCCACGTTCAAGACGCCGACGACGAGGAAGGCATGCCCGTCTGAGGACACCATCTGGGAAAATACCACCAGCGACTTGCTGAAGCAGACCACGAGCCTGAAAGTGCTCGGCCAGGATAAACTCTTCGCAGTTGGTCCTGAGGGAACACTGGAGCTTGTTGTAAAGAACTAA